The following coding sequences lie in one Streptomyces xiamenensis genomic window:
- a CDS encoding carboxymuconolactone decarboxylase family protein: MAANDRDRFGEGLTILRELAGEEHPSVLDSFSDVAPDLGRFTVEFPYGDIYARQALTLRQRQLATIGALTALGHALPQLRFHINGALNVGCTRREITEAIMHVVIYAGFPATINALTVAKDVFEAAGQERGNEDGNTARNAERNAEETAGEESGESRYDRGWRALSDIDGEAGEAVIKSLADIAPDLARYIIEFSFGDIYVRPGLDLHAREIVTIAACTALGTARPQLKVHVHGLLNVGGSKEEVVETILQMAVYAGFPAAINGITAAREVFTERAAS, from the coding sequence ATGGCAGCGAACGACCGCGACCGCTTCGGCGAGGGCCTGACCATCCTGCGGGAACTGGCGGGCGAGGAACATCCGTCGGTGCTCGACAGCTTCTCCGATGTGGCCCCGGACCTGGGCAGATTCACGGTCGAATTCCCGTACGGCGACATCTACGCGCGGCAGGCGCTCACCCTGCGGCAGCGCCAACTGGCCACCATCGGCGCCCTGACGGCGCTGGGCCACGCGCTGCCGCAGTTGCGCTTCCACATCAACGGCGCGCTGAACGTGGGCTGCACCCGCCGCGAGATCACCGAAGCCATCATGCACGTGGTGATCTACGCGGGCTTCCCGGCGACCATCAACGCGCTCACGGTGGCCAAGGACGTCTTCGAGGCCGCCGGACAGGAGCGGGGGAACGAGGACGGGAACACCGCGCGGAACGCGGAGCGGAACGCGGAGGAAACCGCTGGCGAGGAATCCGGGGAATCCCGCTACGACCGCGGCTGGCGGGCCCTGAGCGATATCGACGGAGAGGCGGGCGAAGCGGTCATCAAGAGCCTCGCGGACATCGCCCCCGATCTCGCCCGCTACATCATCGAATTCTCCTTCGGCGACATCTACGTGCGCCCCGGACTCGATCTGCACGCGCGGGAAATCGTGACCATCGCCGCCTGCACCGCCCTGGGAACGGCCCGCCCCCAGCTGAAAGTCCATGTGCACGGACTGCTGAATGTGGGCGGCAGCAAGGAGGAAGTCGTGGAAACCATTCTCCAGATGGCCGTCTACGCCGGATTCCCCGCCGCCATCAACGGCATCACGGCGGCCCGCGAGGTCTTCACCGAACGCGCCGCCTCCTGA
- a CDS encoding tautomerase family protein produces the protein MPFITVTTWPNQTDEKCQELIEEITKATHAVTGAPLDKIAVVIQEIPQNRWGEGGIMATHPEFPELSRRRG, from the coding sequence ATGCCCTTTATCACGGTGACAACCTGGCCGAATCAGACCGATGAGAAATGCCAGGAGCTGATCGAGGAGATCACCAAGGCCACCCATGCCGTGACCGGCGCACCCCTGGACAAGATCGCCGTCGTCATCCAGGAGATTCCGCAGAATCGCTGGGGCGAGGGTGGGATCATGGCCACCCACCCGGAATTCCCCGAACTCAGCCGGCGGCGGGGCTGA
- a CDS encoding AAA family ATPase → MIQGGEFQDGFTDRLARFDRAAARKTAERAEEERKGVLDAFPLEGWPGLSLERYALGPSTRSNARPSFCRLLEYGTNAFGSIRGGSAAKHIVYQHRSGEWRIVPSTLRRLDVHEAWERVREDFLAAFSAAGEGAYERLDELELLSYGQALATKTLAIYFPEAFLPVFSASHIRHFTALLGGRPHSYSSGVRAWRANRELLNLVRRTPQFEGWRPHEVTEFLYAFHDPRPKDRAIWKVAPGERASLWEDCLTHGWIRIGWDEVGSLAQFESDQELKDALDQYWPGSTGGNLRLARQMLAFRDLERGDLIVANRGKSEVLGVGTVTDGYSYSPHLEKYQHTVAVEWDTTFAQQFDSPRHAWQPTLAKVPATLWQHIREGRRATLSGPTVEVPAEGELPGSVGKVWDLLTRKGQVVLQGPPGTGKTRLALSVALAMAGHADLIDAPPERRAAALAELSRVPAGSGAARLTTVTFHPSYGYEDFVEGFKPRAAADGAGLNLTMTDGLFRRVCAAAEASPNETFLIVVDEINRGDLPRILGELITLLELDKRGSLSVTLPTSGRQQTVPSNIRIIGTMNSADRSVGHIDAAIRRRFAFVDVPPDLDALDGEVEGLGLAEFLEGLNSKLDASFGPDHLLGQAYLLAEDRPFGTAEQLYHSFHHEIVPLVADYCLGQPNLLRSVLGSLVDGKTGRVIQSNPRDLPGLLADEFVVSETRANGDGG, encoded by the coding sequence ATGATTCAGGGTGGGGAGTTCCAGGACGGTTTCACCGATCGCCTCGCGCGCTTCGACCGGGCGGCTGCCCGGAAGACGGCCGAACGGGCAGAGGAGGAACGGAAGGGCGTCCTGGACGCCTTCCCGCTGGAGGGCTGGCCCGGGCTTTCGCTGGAGCGGTATGCCCTGGGCCCGTCCACCCGGTCCAACGCACGGCCCTCCTTCTGCCGCCTGCTGGAGTACGGCACCAACGCCTTCGGAAGCATCCGCGGCGGCAGCGCCGCCAAACACATCGTCTACCAGCACCGGTCCGGTGAGTGGCGGATCGTCCCCAGCACTCTGCGGAGGCTGGACGTGCACGAAGCCTGGGAGCGGGTACGTGAGGACTTTCTGGCGGCGTTCTCGGCAGCGGGAGAAGGAGCGTACGAGCGCCTCGATGAGCTCGAGTTGCTGTCCTACGGGCAGGCACTGGCCACCAAGACGTTGGCGATCTACTTTCCCGAAGCCTTCCTGCCGGTGTTCTCCGCCTCACACATCAGGCACTTCACGGCACTCCTCGGCGGCCGGCCCCACTCGTACTCCTCAGGCGTCCGCGCCTGGCGCGCGAATCGCGAACTCCTGAACCTCGTCCGGCGAACGCCCCAGTTCGAAGGCTGGCGTCCGCACGAAGTGACGGAGTTCCTTTACGCCTTTCACGATCCGCGGCCGAAGGACCGCGCCATCTGGAAGGTCGCGCCGGGTGAACGCGCCTCTCTGTGGGAGGACTGCCTCACCCACGGCTGGATCCGAATCGGCTGGGACGAGGTCGGCAGCCTTGCTCAGTTCGAGAGTGACCAGGAGCTCAAGGACGCACTTGACCAGTACTGGCCGGGCAGCACCGGAGGCAATCTCCGTCTGGCCCGGCAGATGCTCGCCTTCCGCGACCTGGAGCGCGGCGACCTGATCGTCGCCAACCGGGGCAAGTCGGAGGTGCTGGGGGTGGGAACCGTCACCGACGGATACTCCTACAGCCCACACCTTGAGAAGTACCAGCACACCGTGGCGGTGGAATGGGACACCACCTTTGCCCAGCAGTTCGACTCGCCACGGCATGCCTGGCAGCCGACGCTCGCCAAGGTCCCCGCCACACTCTGGCAGCACATCCGGGAGGGCCGCAGAGCAACCCTCTCCGGCCCGACGGTCGAGGTGCCGGCCGAAGGAGAACTTCCCGGCTCCGTGGGCAAGGTGTGGGACCTGCTCACGCGTAAGGGGCAAGTCGTGCTGCAGGGCCCTCCCGGCACCGGCAAGACCCGGCTGGCCCTCAGCGTGGCTCTCGCGATGGCCGGCCACGCAGATCTGATCGACGCCCCACCGGAGCGCCGTGCGGCAGCGCTGGCCGAGCTGTCCCGGGTCCCCGCGGGTTCCGGGGCGGCCCGCCTCACCACCGTGACCTTTCACCCGTCCTACGGCTACGAAGACTTCGTCGAAGGCTTCAAACCCCGTGCGGCGGCGGATGGGGCAGGGCTCAACCTGACGATGACGGACGGGCTGTTCCGCCGGGTGTGTGCTGCGGCCGAGGCGTCACCGAACGAGACCTTCCTGATCGTCGTGGACGAAATCAACCGGGGGGACCTGCCAAGGATCCTTGGCGAGTTGATCACCCTGCTGGAGCTGGACAAGCGCGGATCCCTCTCGGTGACGCTGCCCACCAGCGGACGGCAGCAGACCGTCCCCTCGAATATCCGCATCATCGGCACGATGAACTCCGCCGATCGCAGTGTCGGGCACATCGATGCCGCGATCCGGCGCAGGTTCGCCTTCGTCGATGTGCCGCCGGACCTGGACGCCCTGGACGGCGAGGTCGAGGGACTCGGACTGGCCGAATTCCTCGAGGGCCTGAACTCCAAACTCGACGCCTCCTTCGGGCCGGACCACCTGCTCGGCCAGGCCTATCTGCTCGCGGAGGACCGCCCGTTCGGCACCGCCGAACAGCTCTACCACTCCTTTCATCACGAGATCGTCCCCCTGGTGGCCGATTACTGCCTGGGTCAGCCGAACCTGCTGCGCAGTGTGCTGGGCTCGCTGGTGGACGGCAAGACCGGCCGAGTCATCCAGAGCAATCCGCGGGACCTGCCAGGTCTGCTGGCCGACGAATTCGTGGTCTCCGAGACCCGCGCGAACGGCGATGGAGGGTGA
- a CDS encoding 5-methylcytosine restriction system specificity protein McrC: protein MTRGPVPHEVTLTEHSSVTIPHDRLSAGDLDTLRAMKPVTLTDRRAGYDIRAQALTGVLQLSRIRLVIRPKLPIAGNRLIDWLCYADNQREPDESLRNWPLGRDGYAGLVPAALLHECRLLLRRGLRREYVRRHRVDTTLRGRLDVEAQATRRFGAVDQLHLQTFEYEDGGWENLVCGAALTVAASRSTDSGQARLLHEVSAHFPSPRQPLDALPLLARARYNRLNDHYRAAHAWARMVLGGGGATDLLEPYGFGAKNLLLNLNVLWERVVRRMAVEAASGMGGRGTLHGEGHIRTLGMRKAKNTPLFRPDVLLAFPQGSGTSTATRFLAIDAKYKRYGEEDVSSTDRHQLLTYIAGYTGAENPLALIVYPSPAGPDHHVLRIEGPRGHLGRIEVLGIDTRVAPQDAVDPLRKVIAGFAGSAVTT, encoded by the coding sequence GTGACCCGGGGTCCCGTCCCACACGAGGTGACGCTCACCGAGCACTCGTCCGTCACCATCCCGCACGACCGACTGTCCGCCGGCGACCTCGACACTCTGCGCGCGATGAAGCCCGTCACTCTCACCGACCGGCGAGCCGGCTACGACATCCGGGCGCAGGCCCTGACGGGTGTCCTCCAGCTCAGCCGGATACGGCTGGTGATCAGGCCCAAGCTCCCGATCGCGGGAAACCGGCTGATCGACTGGCTCTGCTACGCGGACAACCAGCGGGAGCCGGACGAGTCGCTGCGGAACTGGCCACTCGGCCGGGACGGCTATGCCGGACTGGTGCCCGCTGCTCTTCTGCACGAATGCCGTCTGCTGCTCCGGCGCGGCCTGCGCAGGGAGTACGTGCGGCGGCACCGTGTGGACACGACTCTGCGCGGGCGGCTCGATGTGGAGGCACAGGCGACACGGCGCTTCGGCGCGGTGGACCAGCTCCATCTGCAGACCTTCGAATACGAGGACGGTGGCTGGGAGAACCTGGTGTGCGGGGCGGCGCTGACCGTGGCAGCCAGCCGGTCCACCGACTCGGGGCAAGCGCGACTGCTGCACGAGGTATCAGCCCATTTCCCTTCCCCGCGGCAGCCGCTGGACGCATTGCCCCTCCTCGCCAGGGCGCGGTACAACCGGCTCAATGATCACTACCGCGCCGCACATGCCTGGGCTCGGATGGTCCTCGGTGGGGGAGGTGCCACCGACTTGCTGGAGCCCTACGGCTTCGGGGCGAAGAATCTGCTGCTCAACCTGAACGTCCTCTGGGAGCGAGTCGTCCGCCGGATGGCCGTGGAGGCGGCTTCCGGGATGGGCGGCAGGGGCACCCTTCATGGAGAAGGCCACATCCGTACCCTGGGCATGCGCAAGGCCAAGAACACGCCGTTGTTTCGCCCCGACGTATTGCTGGCCTTCCCTCAGGGCTCGGGCACTTCCACCGCGACACGTTTCCTTGCCATCGACGCGAAATACAAGAGGTACGGGGAGGAGGATGTCTCCTCGACCGACCGTCACCAGTTGCTGACGTACATCGCCGGATACACCGGGGCGGAGAATCCCCTCGCCTTGATCGTGTATCCCTCACCGGCCGGCCCCGACCATCACGTCCTGCGGATCGAGGGCCCGCGCGGCCACCTGGGCCGTATCGAGGTGCTGGGGATCGACACCCGCGTCGCCCCGCAGGACGCGGTGGACCCCCTGCGGAAGGTGATCGCCGGATTCGCCGGTTCCGCGGTCACCACCTAA
- a CDS encoding MFS transporter — protein sequence MTALAPPAAPATALRAPLTAAAATCCAVSTVYLTQPVFPEIAASLDTGAQSVRLAFTVTTLAYALAFFLFGPLTDRVRTTVLGGSGAVAVALLLPAAAAAPNLPLFAALLTLAGIAAAAVPAAMIALMPRIAPPGQTGLYFGLIIGATVAGITLGRSFTGLVAGWAGWREALLLLALLNLAAAFAVTRLPAPPAPSAAAPNSPGLAQAYRAAARMTAHPPVLRPLAIGSLLFFGYLGVITFLTYRLRGEPFGYGAGAIGAVSLAGLIGVAGAPLAGRLSGRIGARRMVLLGLALVAAGIGALGVATGPVLLTAGVLLVFLGVFSCQPAVLVLLARAAPPERAGAASSLYLLVCLLAGSLSSAALGPVWSAGGWAAVTGTGAAAVAAALALAFLGFPRTEETPR from the coding sequence ATGACGGCGCTCGCGCCCCCGGCCGCGCCGGCCACCGCGCTGCGCGCCCCGCTCACCGCGGCGGCGGCCACCTGCTGCGCCGTGTCCACCGTGTATCTGACCCAGCCGGTCTTCCCCGAGATCGCCGCCTCCCTGGACACCGGCGCGCAGAGCGTACGGCTGGCGTTCACCGTCACCACCCTCGCCTACGCGCTGGCGTTCTTCCTCTTCGGGCCGCTGACCGACCGGGTCCGCACCACCGTGCTCGGCGGCTCGGGCGCGGTCGCCGTCGCCCTTCTGCTCCCGGCCGCCGCCGCCGCGCCGAACCTGCCGCTGTTCGCGGCGCTGCTGACGCTGGCGGGCATCGCGGCGGCCGCGGTGCCCGCGGCGATGATCGCGCTGATGCCCAGGATCGCGCCGCCGGGACAGACCGGGCTGTACTTCGGGCTGATCATCGGCGCGACCGTCGCGGGGATCACCCTGGGCCGTTCCTTCACCGGTCTGGTCGCGGGCTGGGCGGGCTGGCGGGAGGCGCTGCTGCTGCTGGCCCTGCTGAACCTCGCCGCCGCGTTCGCGGTGACCCGCCTCCCGGCACCACCCGCACCTTCGGCGGCGGCGCCGAACTCCCCGGGACTGGCCCAGGCGTACCGGGCGGCGGCCCGCATGACGGCGCACCCGCCGGTGCTGCGCCCGCTGGCCATCGGCTCGCTGCTGTTCTTCGGCTACCTGGGCGTCATCACGTTCCTCACCTACCGGCTGCGCGGCGAGCCCTTCGGCTACGGCGCGGGCGCGATCGGCGCGGTCAGCCTCGCCGGACTGATCGGCGTCGCCGGCGCGCCGCTGGCCGGCCGCCTGAGCGGCCGGATCGGCGCCCGCCGCATGGTGCTGCTCGGCCTCGCCCTGGTGGCGGCGGGCATCGGCGCGCTGGGCGTGGCCACCGGCCCCGTGCTGCTGACGGCGGGCGTACTCCTCGTCTTCCTCGGGGTGTTCTCCTGCCAGCCGGCCGTCCTGGTGCTGCTGGCACGGGCCGCCCCGCCGGAGCGGGCGGGCGCCGCGTCCTCGCTCTACCTGCTCGTGTGCCTGCTGGCCGGCTCGCTGTCCAGTGCGGCGCTCGGCCCGGTGTGGTCGGCGGGCGGCTGGGCCGCGGTGACCGGCACCGGGGCGGCGGCCGTCGCCGCAGCGCTGGCCCTGGCCTTCCTCGGCTTCCCGCGAACGGAGGAGACCCCCCGATGA
- a CDS encoding lytic polysaccharide monooxygenase auxiliary activity family 9 protein: MSTHPPTTRKARLLAVLGAAVLGLVAALIPSPASAHGATMLPGARTYLCYLDLQRNSSTQMPTNPACAAAVQATGTGPLYNWFAVLDSNGAGRTSGYIPDGQLCSGGNRGPFNFSSYDAVRSDWPITHLTSGQNIELRHSNWAHHPGQFNVYITKQGWNGGALGWGDLEQINSVTNPPQRGSVGSDNGHYYWNVQLPQRTGTHMLYVHWIRSDSQENFYSCSDVVFDGGNGQVTMGDGETLSAEEVNELADTVEAAATASHSGHAEHTDHSAHEGHTASAAATGTVTPAGAGLRTLVSALF; this comes from the coding sequence GTGAGCACTCATCCCCCCACCACGCGCAAGGCCCGGCTGCTGGCCGTACTCGGCGCCGCGGTCCTCGGCCTCGTGGCCGCACTGATCCCCTCCCCCGCCTCCGCGCACGGCGCGACCATGCTGCCGGGCGCGCGGACCTACCTGTGCTACCTGGACCTGCAGCGCAACTCGAGCACCCAGATGCCGACCAACCCCGCCTGCGCGGCGGCGGTGCAGGCGACCGGCACCGGCCCGCTCTACAACTGGTTCGCCGTCCTGGACTCCAACGGGGCCGGCCGTACCAGCGGTTACATCCCGGACGGGCAGCTGTGCAGCGGCGGCAACCGGGGCCCGTTCAACTTCTCCTCCTACGACGCGGTCCGCAGCGACTGGCCCATCACGCACCTCACCTCGGGCCAGAACATCGAGCTGCGGCACAGCAACTGGGCGCACCACCCCGGCCAGTTCAACGTGTACATCACCAAGCAGGGCTGGAACGGCGGCGCCCTGGGCTGGGGTGACCTGGAACAGATCAACTCGGTGACCAACCCGCCGCAGCGCGGCAGCGTCGGCTCCGACAACGGCCACTACTACTGGAACGTCCAGCTGCCGCAGCGGACCGGCACACACATGCTGTACGTGCACTGGATCCGTTCCGACAGCCAGGAGAACTTCTACTCCTGCTCCGACGTCGTCTTCGACGGCGGCAACGGCCAGGTCACCATGGGTGACGGGGAGACGCTGAGCGCGGAGGAGGTCAACGAGCTGGCCGACACCGTCGAGGCGGCGGCCACGGCGTCCCACAGCGGGCACGCCGAGCACACCGACCACAGCGCGCACGAGGGCCACACCGCGTCCGCGGCGGCGACCGGCACGGTGACACCGGCCGGTGCGGGGCTGCGCACGCTGGTGTCCGCGCTGTTCTGA
- a CDS encoding dienelactone hydrolase family protein has product MTTVDIPTPDGIADAYLAHPADDRPHPAVLMYMDAFGVRPPLKAMADRLAAAGYTVLLPNVLYREGRAPVLDLPAFIGPAERPALFDRLRPALRALTPEAARRDAAAYLDWLAASPLTTTGPVGITGYCMGAALALRTAGTYPDRVAAAAGFHGARLATDAPDSPHLLAGRVRAELYLGHADQDTSNPPEQIDRLEEALTSAGVRHRSEVYTGARHGFTQSDTAAYSAEADARHWRALLDLLGRTLTP; this is encoded by the coding sequence ATGACGACCGTCGACATCCCCACCCCGGACGGCATCGCCGACGCGTACCTCGCCCACCCCGCCGACGACCGCCCGCACCCGGCCGTCCTCATGTACATGGACGCCTTCGGCGTCCGCCCGCCCCTGAAGGCCATGGCCGACCGCCTCGCCGCGGCCGGCTACACGGTGCTGCTGCCCAACGTCCTGTACCGCGAGGGCCGCGCTCCCGTCCTCGACCTGCCCGCGTTCATCGGCCCCGCCGAGCGGCCCGCGCTCTTCGACCGCCTGCGTCCCGCCCTGCGCGCCCTCACCCCCGAGGCCGCCCGGCGCGACGCCGCCGCCTACCTCGACTGGCTGGCCGCCTCACCGCTCACCACCACGGGCCCCGTCGGGATCACCGGCTACTGCATGGGCGCCGCGCTCGCGCTGCGCACCGCCGGTACGTACCCGGACCGGGTCGCCGCCGCCGCCGGTTTCCACGGCGCGCGGCTGGCCACCGACGCGCCGGACAGCCCGCATCTGCTCGCCGGCCGTGTGCGGGCCGAGCTGTACCTCGGCCACGCCGACCAGGACACGAGCAACCCGCCCGAGCAGATCGACCGCCTGGAGGAGGCCCTCACCTCGGCGGGGGTACGGCACCGGTCCGAGGTCTACACCGGCGCCCGGCACGGCTTCACCCAGTCCGACACCGCCGCGTACAGCGCCGAGGCCGACGCACGCCACTGGCGGGCCCTGCTCGATCTCCTCGGCCGCACCCTCACCCCCTGA
- a CDS encoding LysR substrate-binding domain-containing protein translates to MTPGKWVRIWNERLPGVPLVLDATAAAPAPNALREGRADAALLRMSQDREGLDVIPLYTETTVVVVPKDHVVVAADEVTVADLADDVVFHPLDDTLEWERLPGRPAVERPATTEDAIELVAAGVGVLVVPQSLARLYHRKDLTYRPVTDAPASRVGLAWRADGEPGELVEEFIGIVRGRTVNSSRGRQQAEPAPKVKARAKAKARAERRASASPSSSSSGGKGGARRGRPRRRS, encoded by the coding sequence GTGACGCCCGGCAAGTGGGTGCGGATCTGGAACGAGCGGCTGCCCGGCGTCCCGCTCGTGCTCGACGCGACGGCGGCGGCCCCGGCCCCCAATGCCCTGCGGGAGGGCCGGGCCGACGCGGCGCTGCTGCGGATGTCGCAGGACCGCGAGGGGCTGGATGTGATCCCCCTCTACACGGAGACCACCGTGGTCGTCGTCCCGAAGGACCATGTGGTGGTGGCGGCCGACGAGGTGACGGTCGCGGATCTCGCCGATGACGTGGTGTTCCACCCGCTGGACGACACCCTGGAGTGGGAGCGGCTGCCGGGACGGCCCGCGGTGGAGCGGCCCGCCACCACGGAAGACGCGATCGAGCTGGTCGCGGCCGGGGTGGGCGTGCTGGTCGTACCGCAGTCGCTGGCCCGCCTGTACCACCGCAAGGACCTCACCTACCGGCCGGTCACGGACGCGCCCGCCTCGCGGGTGGGGCTCGCCTGGCGGGCGGACGGGGAGCCGGGTGAGCTGGTCGAGGAGTTCATCGGGATCGTCCGGGGGCGGACCGTGAACAGTTCGCGCGGGCGGCAGCAGGCCGAGCCGGCGCCGAAGGTGAAGGCCAGGGCGAAGGCGAAGGCGAGGGCCGAACGGCGGGCGTCCGCCTCCCCGTCCTCGTCCTCGTCCGGCGGCAAGGGCGGGGCGCGGCGCGGGCGGCCCCGCCGGCGTTCGTAG
- a CDS encoding AfsA-related hotdog domain-containing protein, whose amino-acid sequence MSTHVMVVADRFSGFAGPGVVRTVSALAADIGAGRYDTENGDPESGEADGGVRLHEGQGVGRFERAYLQAAIDRRGLADRIRFADPGLEPVGRDIVHKRSADNVLLAGLRRTGDRTYTAGIRVHGDNELLLDHQTGEHVQGMVIVEAARQLFLGVFEHGYRDRWPLTSFYIVWNSVRLDFAGFLFPLPAQISGTVREISLERPRQQLEFALHTELSQGGRPVAAGEIGFSALPTDRIAAIERRKAARAVSGVLATVAA is encoded by the coding sequence ATGAGCACGCATGTCATGGTGGTTGCGGATCGCTTCAGCGGATTCGCGGGACCTGGCGTGGTCCGCACCGTCTCCGCCCTCGCGGCCGATATCGGCGCCGGCCGGTACGACACGGAAAACGGCGACCCGGAAAGCGGCGAGGCAGACGGCGGCGTCCGGCTCCACGAGGGCCAGGGCGTGGGCCGCTTCGAACGCGCCTATCTGCAGGCCGCGATCGACCGGCGCGGTCTCGCCGACCGCATCCGGTTCGCCGACCCCGGCCTCGAACCGGTCGGGCGCGACATCGTTCACAAGCGCAGCGCCGACAACGTCCTGCTGGCCGGCCTGCGGCGCACCGGCGACCGCACGTACACGGCCGGCATCCGGGTGCACGGCGACAACGAACTGCTCCTGGACCACCAGACCGGCGAACACGTCCAGGGCATGGTCATCGTGGAGGCCGCCCGCCAGCTGTTCCTCGGCGTCTTCGAGCACGGCTACCGCGACCGCTGGCCGCTGACCAGCTTCTACATCGTCTGGAACTCGGTCCGGCTGGACTTCGCCGGCTTCCTCTTCCCGCTGCCCGCCCAGATCAGCGGCACCGTCCGCGAGATCTCCCTCGAACGCCCCCGCCAGCAGCTGGAATTCGCGCTGCACACCGAGCTGAGCCAGGGCGGCCGGCCGGTCGCCGCCGGGGAGATCGGATTCTCCGCGCTGCCCACCGACCGGATCGCGGCCATCGAACGCCGCAAAGCCGCCCGCGCGGTGAGCGGCGTGCTCGCCACCGTCGCCGCCTGA
- a CDS encoding SDR family NAD(P)-dependent oxidoreductase, giving the protein MSDIAVISGATGGIGGAIAERLVRDGATVILLGRDAARLEATRKRLEAGVPVVLDINDPDSVTDGIRTVLERFGRIDVLVNAAGDGPVAPLLETTDALWDATIGGKLLGAVRLTRTVARAMVERGSGRIVFINGSFRREPDPLFVINGTVNAGLGAFAKAISRDLGAHGLRVNTVDPGATDTPLWSRTLEDLARRFGGTARETGADFAAKTPYGRLPTPEDVAQAVAFLLSPAAAQINGASITVDGGASVAV; this is encoded by the coding sequence ATGAGCGACATCGCAGTGATCTCGGGCGCCACCGGCGGCATCGGCGGCGCGATCGCCGAACGCCTGGTGCGCGACGGTGCCACCGTCATCCTCCTCGGCCGCGACGCCGCCCGCCTGGAGGCCACCCGCAAACGGCTGGAGGCCGGCGTCCCGGTCGTCCTCGACATCAACGACCCCGACTCCGTGACGGACGGCATCCGCACCGTCCTGGAACGGTTCGGCCGCATCGACGTGCTCGTCAACGCCGCCGGGGACGGGCCGGTCGCCCCGCTCCTGGAGACCACCGACGCCCTGTGGGACGCAACGATCGGCGGCAAGCTGCTCGGCGCGGTCCGCCTCACCCGCACCGTCGCCCGCGCCATGGTCGAACGGGGCAGCGGCCGGATCGTGTTCATCAATGGCTCCTTCCGCCGCGAGCCCGACCCGCTGTTCGTCATCAACGGCACCGTCAACGCCGGGCTGGGCGCCTTCGCCAAGGCCATCTCCCGCGATCTGGGCGCCCACGGGCTGCGCGTCAACACCGTGGACCCCGGCGCCACCGACACCCCGCTGTGGTCGCGCACCCTGGAGGACCTGGCCCGCCGCTTCGGCGGCACCGCGCGGGAGACCGGCGCCGACTTCGCCGCCAAGACCCCCTACGGACGGCTGCCCACCCCCGAGGACGTCGCGCAGGCGGTGGCGTTCCTGCTCTCCCCGGCCGCCGCGCAGATCAACGGCGCGTCGATCACCGTCGACGGCGGCGCCTCGGTGGCGGTGTGA
- a CDS encoding DUF5997 family protein produces the protein MSSNRTDQTMKPATAAKKLGVYLPATPAEFQEGVVTRSELNALQADPPQWLQTLRAEGPHPRPVVAAKLGISIAGLARGGVTDPLTTAQIEALKTDLPDWLQQERATQADVRKEAVRVKEKQEQQEREQQEKRDKPTRPSRPTRTTAPRRRS, from the coding sequence ATGAGCTCGAACCGGACCGACCAGACGATGAAGCCCGCCACGGCGGCGAAGAAGCTGGGTGTGTACCTCCCCGCGACCCCCGCCGAGTTCCAGGAGGGCGTCGTCACCCGCAGCGAACTGAACGCGCTGCAGGCCGATCCGCCCCAGTGGCTCCAGACCCTGCGCGCCGAGGGGCCCCACCCCCGGCCCGTGGTGGCCGCCAAGCTGGGCATCTCCATCGCGGGCCTGGCCCGTGGCGGGGTGACCGACCCCCTGACCACGGCGCAGATCGAGGCGCTGAAGACCGACCTCCCCGACTGGCTCCAGCAGGAACGTGCCACCCAGGCCGATGTCCGCAAGGAAGCCGTCCGCGTCAAGGAGAAGCAGGAGCAGCAGGAACGGGAACAGCAGGAGAAGCGCGACAAGCCCACCCGCCCCTCCCGCCCCACCCGCACCACCGCGCCGCGCCGCCGTTCCTGA